Proteins encoded by one window of Culicoides brevitarsis isolate CSIRO-B50_1 chromosome 2, AGI_CSIRO_Cbre_v1, whole genome shotgun sequence:
- the LOC134832626 gene encoding anaphase-promoting complex subunit 15B, with product MSMIPFFPSLMPPTTNSLWFDIDVACDEDSEITALETEHQQWLNSISQTASDLNPLGKTPAEQIDNETDEEDQDANDDDSAESESHDEEEEDDEIEPNGLIIDGSDPRGDYDNPMPMLTNND from the exons ATGTCGATGATTCCATTCTTTCCATCATTGATGCCACCGACAACCAACTCTTTGTGGTTCGACATCGATGTAGCTTGTGACGAAGACAGCGAAATAACGGCATTGGAGACGGAACACCAACAGTGGCTAAACTCAATTTCTCAAACAGCTTCCGATCTAAATCCCCTGGGGAAGACTCCAGCCGAACAGATTGATAACGAAACAGACGAGGAAGATCAAGATG ccaaCGATGATGATAGTGCCGAAAGTGAGAGTcacgatgaagaagaagaggacGATGAAATTGAACCGAACGGCCTGATAATTGACGGATCAGATCCGCGAGGCGATTACGACAATCCAATGCCGATGCTGACTAACAATGATTaa
- the LOC134832625 gene encoding coatomer subunit alpha, whose translation MLTNFETKSARVKGLSFHPKRPWVLASLHSGIIQLWDYRISTLLEKFDEHDGPVRGINFHMQQPLFVSGGDDFKIKVWNYKQRRCIFTLLGHVDYVRTTTFHHEYPWILSASDDQTIRIWNWQSRTCICVLSGHNHYVMCAQFHPTEDTIVSASLDQTVRVWDISGLRKKNVAPGPGGLDDHLKNPNATDLFGQPDAIVKHVLEGHDRGVNWASFHPNLPLIISGADDRQIKLWRMNEYKAWEVDTCRGHYNNVSCVIFHPRQELIVSNSEDKSIRIWDMTKRQCLHTFRRENERFWILAAHPNLNLFAAGHDAGMVVFKLERERPAYSVHGNILYYIKERFLRKLDFTTTKDTVVMQVRGGGKTPFYSMSYNPALNAILLCTRTSNLENSTYDLYTIPKDSESSSTESESKRSSGITALWVARNRFAVLDRQNQLVIKNFKNEVTKKIQAPSCDEIFYAGTGMLLLREADHVTLFDVQQLKTLTQVKISKCKYVVWSSDMSHVALLAKHVLMICNRKLEILCSIHESTRVKSGAWDDSGVFIYTTSTHIKYAIVDGDHGIIRTLDLPIYITRVKGSQVFCLDRELKTRVLNIDTTEYKFKLALIHRKYEEVLQMVRNAKLVGQSIIAYLQQKGYPEVALHFVKDEKTRFALALECGNIEVALEAAKALDDKQCWDRLGQAALLQGNHQVVEMCYQRTKNFDKLSFLYLITGNLEKLKKMNKIAEIRKDVSAQYQGALLLGDVQERINILKSVNQTSLAYLTAATHGYEEERANLAAEILAEKKELPQVKADAKFLKPPVPIQQAETNWPLLTMSKGFFEGAMSLQKSSNVNQALHADLSDLGQEADGWGEDAELKLDGEENDDDDDYKNALGGSEDGGGDGAGWEVEDDLELPEELAKKVQSLDIKSEDYFNVPSRGQPPSQMWTNNSKLVADHIRAGSFETAMRHLNEQVGVVNFEPYKQLFMSLYVGSRTSLPAMPSLPSLFAYPQRNWKDGLKASLPTIGLKLNDLINQLQSCYQLTTSGKFTEAIDKFKNITISIPILVVDTRSEIAEAQQLLDICREYIVGLQMETHRKSLPKATLEEQKRLCELAAYFTHCNLQSVHQILTLRTALNMFFKLKNYKTAASFARRLIELGPKPEVAQQTRKILQACEVNPVDEHNLHYDEHNPFVLCAATFQPIYRGKPEKKCSLCAASYLPEFEGQQCVVCGVAEIGRDVIGLRICNLQFK comes from the exons ATGCTAACAAACTTTGAGACAAAATCGGCCCGTGTAAAGGGTCTTTCGTTTCACCCGAAACGCCCGTGGGTCTTAGCTTCGCTACACAGCGGCATCATCCAGTTGTGGGACTACCGCATCAGTACGCTGCTAGAGAAGTTTGACGAGCACGATGGCCCCGTTCGTGGaatcaattttcacatgcaacaacCATTATTTGTGTCGGGCGGTGATGACTTCAAAATCAAAGTATGGAACTACAAACAACGTCGATGCATCTTTACACTCCTGGGGCATGTTGACTACGTTCGCACAACGACTTTCCACCACGAGTATCCCTGGATTCTGAGTGCGTCCGATGATCAAACGATCCGCATCTGGAACTGGCAATCGAGGACGTGCATTTGTGTGCTCTCCGGTCACAATCACTATGTGATGTGTGCTCAATTCCATCCGACCGAAGATACCATCGTTTCTGCCTCGTTGGATCAGACGGTGCGAGTGTGGGATATTTCCg gtctTCGCAAGAAAAATGTTGCTCCAGGACCCGGAGGACTTGATGATCATTTAAAGAATCCCAATGCCACCGACCTCTTTGGACAGCCAGATGCCATTGTCAAGCATGTACTCGAGGGCCATGACCGCGGCGTCAATTGGGCCAGTTTCCACCCGAATCTACCCTTAATCATCTCAGGTGCGGACGATCGTCAAATCAAATTGTGGCGCATGAACGAATACAAAGCCTGGGAAGTTGACACGTGTCGTGGTCACTACAACAACGTCTCGTGTGTCATTTTCCATCCGCGTCAAGAGCTCATTGTCTCTAACAGTGAGGACAAGAGTATCCGGATTTGGGATATGACAAAGAGACAATGTCTTCATACATTCCGTCGCGAAAACGAGCGATTCTGGATCCTGGCTGCTCATCCAAATTTGAATCTTTTTGCGGCAGGCCACGATGCCGGCATGGTTGTTTTCAAGTTGGAACGCGAACGTCCAGCTTACAGTGTGCACGGAAACATCTTGTACTACATCAAGGAACGCTTTTTGCGGAAACTGGATTTTACCACCACGAAAGACACGGTCGTCATGCAAGTACGTGGTGGCGGAAAAACTCCCTTCTACAGCATGTCCTACAACCCTGCATTAAATGCCATTTTGTTGTGTACGCGAACATCGAATTTGGAAAATAGTACATACGACTTGTACACAATCCCAAAAGACTCGGAGTCATCAAGCACGGAATCGGAGAGTAAACGGTCATCAGGCATCACGGCTCTGTGGGTCGCTCGGAATCGTTTTGCGGTGCTCGATAGACAAAACCAACTTGTCATCAAGAATTTCAAGAACGAGGTAACGAAGAAAATCCAAGCCCCTTCGTGTGATGAGATCTTCTATGCCGGTACGGGAATGCTTTTGTTGCGCGAAGCAGACCATGTAACGCTATTTGATGTGCAACAACTGAAAACTTTGACACAggtgaaaatttccaaatgcAAATATGTAGTTTGGTCGTCGGATATGTCGCATGTTGCATTGCTTGCGAAGCACGTTCTCATGATTTGCAATCGTAAGCTTGAGATTCTGTGCTCGATTCATGAAAGTACACGCGTAAAGAGTGGTGCGTGGGACGATTCTGGCGTTTTTATCTACACAACTAGTACACACATTAAATATGCCATCGTTGATGGAGACCACGGAATAATTCGAACACTTGATTTGCCCATTTACATTACCCGGGTCAAGGGATCGCAAGTTTTCTGCCTAGATCGCGAGCTCAAAACGCGCGTTTTGAACATCGATACGACGGAATACAAGTTCAAGTTGGCTCTGATTCATCGCAAATACGAAGAAGTCCTCCAAATGGTCCGTAACGCCAAATTGGTTGGACAATCTATCATTGCCTACCTGCAACAAAAGGGATATCCGGAAGTGGCATTACACTTTGTCAAGGACGAAAAAACGCGTTTTGCACTTGCTCTCGAATGCGGCAACATTGAGGTGGCCCTTGAAGCGGCAAAAGCCTTAGATGACAAGCAATGTTGGGATCGACTTGGACAAGCGGCTCTCTTGCAAGGCAACCACCAAGTCGTCGAAATGTGCTATCAACGCACCAAGAACTTTGACAAACTCTCCTTCTTGTATTTAATTACTGGAAACTTggagaaattgaagaaaatgaacAAGATTGCCGAAATTCGTAAAGACGTGTCTGCACAATATCAAGGAGCATTGTTGCTCGGAGACGTTCAGGaacgaataaatattttgaagagcGTGAATCAAACGTCGCTTGCTTATTTGACtg CGGCCACCCACGGATACGAGGAAGAACGTGCAAATCTGGCTGCCGAAATTCTCGCCGAGAAAAAGGAATTGCCTCAAGTAAAGGCTGAtgcgaaatttttgaagcctCCCGTCCCGATTCAACAAGCCGAAACCAACTGGCCTCTTCTCACCATGTCAAAGGGATTCTTCGAAGGTGCAATGTCCCTGCAAAAGTCATCGAATGTGAACCAAGCACTGCATGCCGACTTGTCGGACCTGGGACAAGAAGCCGATGGCTGGGGCGAAGATGCCGAATTGAAATTAGATGGCGAGGAgaatgacgacgatgacgactaTAAGAATGCTCTTGGTGGCTCTGAAGATGGTGGTGGCGACGGTGCTGGATGGGAAGTCGAAGACGATCTGGAACTGCCAGAAGAACTTGCCAAGAAAGTGCAATCGTTGGACATTAAGAGCGAAGATTACTTTAATGTTCCGTCACGTGGGCAACCACCGTCACAAATGTGGACAAATAATTCCAAATTGGTTGCGGACCACATTCGAGCGGGATCTTTCGAAACGGCAATGCGACACTTGAACGAGCAAGTGGGTGTCGTCAACTTTGAGCCGTACAAGCAACTTTTCATGAGTTTGTATGTCGGCTCGAGAACATCGCTGCCGGCAATGCCATCGTTACCGTCGTTGTTTGCCTATCCGCAACGCAACTGGAAGGACGGCCTGAAGGCGAGCCTTCCCACGATCGGCTTGAAACTAAATGATTTGATTAACCAGCTCCAAAGTTGCTACCAACTCACGACATCCGGAAAGTTCACTGAAGCTattgataaattcaaaaacattaCCATTAGTATTCCGATCCTCGTAGTTGACACACGCAGCGAGATTGCGGAAGCACAGCAATTACTTGACATTTGTCGCGAGTACATTGTGGGTCTGCAAATGGAGACGCACCGAAAGAGCTTGCCCAAAGCGACGCTCGAGGAGCAAAAACGTTTGTGTGAGCTCGCTGCCTACTTTACACATTGCAATTTACAGTCGGTTCACCAGATTTTGACACTCCGTACGGCTCTCAATATGTTCttcaaactgaaaaattacaagacaGCTGCCTCCTTTGCACGTCGCTTGATTGAGCTCGGACCCAAGCCCGAAGTGGCGCAACAAACGAGGAAAATTCTTCAAGCGTGCGAAGTGAATCCCGTGGACGAACACAATTTGCACTACGATGAACACAATCCGTTTGTTTTGTGTGCCGCCACGTTCCAACCAATTTACCGTGGAAAACCAGAGAAAAAGTGCTCGTTGTGTGCCGCCTCCTACCTGCCCGAGTTCGAAGGACAGCAGTGCGTTGTTTGTGGTGTTGCCGAAATCGGACGTGACGTAATCGGACTGAGGATATGCAACTTGCAATTCAAATAA
- the LOC134830354 gene encoding prostaglandin reductase 1-like, which yields MIRRFFATTANMVKARTWVKANEWNGLPKIADFKLVEEELPALKPNEVLVESEFLSVDPYQWAYKVNPGSVMIGGQVGKVMESKNDNFPVGSFVYGHFGWRSHTVFTPDASGGSFGDAYALPDFKSLPRSLALGVLGMPGNTAYFGFLEICGPVKSGETLVVNAAAGAVGSLVGQIGKLKGMKVIGIAGSDKKCQWLTNELGFDHAINYKTQDVKKELARVADKGIDCFFDNVGGEQASWVINLMNDRGRISVCGSISTYDNITTGTVTKVPAPQPMFVFKQLKMEGFVVTRWSDRWMEGIHQMGEWVKEGKIKYHETVTEGFDNMPKAFVAMLTGDSTGKAVVKA from the coding sequence ATGATTCGACGATTTTTCGCCACAACTGCCAACATGGTAAAAGCAAGAACTTGGGTAAAAGCAAACGAATGGAATGGACTTCCGAAAATAGCTGATTTTAAGCTGGTTGAAGAGGAACTTCCAGCACTTAAACCCAACGAAGTACTGGTagaaagtgaatttttgtctGTGGATCCATATCAATGGGCTTACAAAGTAAATCCCGGTTCCGTAATGATTGGCGGTCAAGTAGGCAAGGTCATGGAATCCAAAAACGATAATTTTCCCGTTGGATCTTTCGTTTACGGTCACTTTGGATGGCGTTCACATACAGTCTTTACACCTGACGCGAGTGGCGGCAGCTTTGGAGATGCTTATGCGCTACCAGATTTCAAATCATTGCCACGTTCCTTGGCCCTCGGAGTCTTGGGAATGCCGGGAAATACCGCTTACTTCGGATTTCTCGAGATTTGCGGCCCCGTAAAATCGGGAGAGACATTAGTGGTGAATGCCGCTGCCGGTGCTGTTGGCAGTCTAGTCGGTCAAATTGGAAAGTTGAAGGGCATGAAGGTAATCGGCATTGCAGGATCCGATAAAAAGTGTCAGTGGCTCACAAATGAACTCGGATTTGATCATGCAATCAACTACAAGACGCAAGATGTGAAGAAGGAGTTGGCCCGAGTAGCCGATAAGGGCATCGACTGTTTCTTCGACAACGTTGGCGGAGAACAGGCCAGTTGGGTCATTAATTTGATGAATGATCGTGGTCGTATCTCGGTTTGCGGATCCATTTCTACATATGACAACATTACTACGGGTACCGTAACAAAAGTGCCAGCGCCACAACCGATGTTTGTCTTCAAACAGCTCAAAATGGAAGGATTTGTAGTAACTCGTTGGTCCGACCGCTGGATGGAGGGCATTCATCAGATGGGAGAATGGGTGAAAGAAGGCAAAATTAAGTACCACGAAACAGTAACGGAAGGTTTCGACAACATGCCAAAAGCATTTGTAGCCATGTTGACTGGAGACAGCACTGGCAAAGCTGTTGTTAAAGcatag
- the LOC134830355 gene encoding large ribosomal subunit protein mL48 — protein sequence MYRALTSRLGQVITQKSVKNLAPIRCMGLYEPDYLDKLRPQVPVYENLNIEMTGYDYPVLESYQRLVHEICETMEMSVSDCWALPAKEETITRFKANSSTVDSSYLLKTYKRIVQVEQVKAHQVPLLTRIIQAGLPEGVKVNIMEHTELHDKERYVPDQELIELKQELTDIGGPVIKKDKRRR from the exons ATGTATCGAGCa CTGACATCCAGACTTGGACAAgttatcacacaaaaaagtgtcaaaaatctCGCTCCAATAAGATGCATGGGTCTCTATGAACCTGATTATCTAGAT AAACTTCGACCACAAGTTCCGGTTTACGAAAATCTAAACATTGAAATGACCGGTTACGATTATCCTGTGCTAGAAAGCTATCAAAGACTCGTGCACGAAATTTGCGAGACCATGGAAATGAGTGTATCCGATTGCTGGGCTCTGCCAGCGAAGGAAGAGACAATCACAAGATTCAAGGCAAACAGTTCGACGGTAGACTCGAGCTACTTGTTGAAGACATATAAGCGGATTGTTCAGGTGGAGCAAGTTAAAGCGCATCAAGTGCCTCTTTTGACGAGAATTATTCAAGCTGGGCTGCCGGAAGGTGTCAAAGTGAATATTATGGAACACACCGAATTGCATGACAAGGAGCGATATGTGCCGGACCAAGAATTGATAGAACTCAAGCAGGAACTAACGGATATCGGTGGACCGGTCATAAAGAAAGACAAACGAAGGCgttaa
- the LOC134830690 gene encoding pickpocket protein 28-like has translation MEQNNRNVVSNNKYKIHGIRKPKFSLHGGSVETKRHSPSSQVIDIPLDCRTCSSHRRALQEHNNEKCDESCETNKVKAVANEVFNDFCHTTSIHGMKFLTGQSHWLERTIWIAIYAFALWFCGSLVWERYIRWERNPVIISFDKRFESISEVPFPAVTICPDQKSIKKVFNYTKVLNEIKRRHSSAETNVTLDLDYKLTDFDRETFQLLAQMCLPKGADVSEFVDTYDAYASNKTSMDRERVLSILDTITPTLEDVCYSHDWAFSKTSKKCGRDFGKILTEDGLCYTYNLLDKSELFLNKTVHGYRSSGRLSSNWTKTAGYTKNITINTYPKRVYSTREKLALTLKLNTMNMDNLFPQQGRGFKIYLHAPTEFPWSTKQYFKVSTGQSVTLTVTPQLIRTSSFLRDYPPTKRECYFNHENPLKYFQVYTKENCELECLADYSKLLCDCVPFWMPRGVGARICGLENFECYTQAIYKHLSGALDTGNEEDYIEPPVMGNKPKNSSEASNTTSANETVRTLIQERRYPFYLYKYRQWQERQNKNDSGNSDADGSKDEYDSKYDHLAFNYKCKCLPACNSINYMADYRTSSFYLESVGLDYNTLPLGYHFMRVEIQFRESQFVPMRRSELYGLYDFVSNFGGLFGLFLGMSLMSIFEVIYFATIRLIASCRSRFKSEKQEKLRKREIPTIDK, from the exons atggagCAAAATAACag GAATGTTGTGTCAAATAACAAATACAAGATCCATGGGATTAGGAAACCGAAATTTTCGCTGCATGGCGGCAGTGTGGAAACAAAGCGACATAGTCCATCATCGCAAGTTATCGATATACCCCTAGATTGCAGAACGTGCTCGAGTCATAGACGCGCTCTGCAAGAGcataacaatgaaaaatgtgaTGAGTCATGTGAAACGAATAAAGTAAAGGCTGTTGCTAATGAAGTGTTCAATGATTTTTGTCATACGACATCAATTCATGGCATGAAATTTCTAACCGGCCAGTCACACTGGCTCGAAAGAACAATATGGATAGCAATTTATGCGTTTGCTTTATGGTTTTGCGGTAGTCTCGTGTGGGAACGGTATATACGGTGGGAACGGAATCCTGTGATCATTAGTTTCGATAAACGTTTCGAATCTATCTCTGAAGTCCCGTTTCCCGCTGTCACCATCTGTCCGGaccaaaagtcaattaaaaaagttttcaactaCACAAAAGTGCTCAACGAAATAAAGCGACGACACAGCAGCGCCGAGACAAACGTAACACTCGATCTTGATTACAAGTTGACAGACTTTGATAGAGAAACTTTCCAACTGCTTGCACAAATGTGTCTTCCCAAAGGTGCTGACGTATCAGAG TTTGTCGATACATACGACGCATATGCCAGCAACAAAACAAGTATGGACCGAGAAAGAGTTTTATCAATACTGGACACAATCACACCGACACTCGAGGACGTTTGTTACAGTCATGATTGGGCTTTCTCCAAAACATCGAAGAAATGTGGAAGGGATTTTGGCAAAATATTAACGGAAGACGGTCTCTGCTACACATATAACTTACTGGATAAAAGTGAGCTATTTCTCAATAAAAC AGTTCATGGGTATCGCAGTAGCGGACGACTTAGCTCGAATTGGACCAAGACAGCGggatatacaaaaaatattacaataaaTACGTATCCGAAGAGGGTATATTCGACACGAGAAAAGCTCGCATTAACTCTCAAACTGAATACGATGAATATGGACAACTTGTTTCCGCAGCAAGGACGAGGATTCAAG ATATATTTGCACGCACCGACAGAATTTCCCTGGAGCACGAAGCAATATTTTAAAGTGTCTACCGGGCAGAGTGTTACGCTAACCGTAACTCCCCAGTTGATACGAACATCCAGTTTCTTACGTGACTACCCGCCTACGAAGCGCGAGTGTTACTTCAATCATGAAAATCCACTTAAATATTTCCAAGTTTACACCAAAGAGAATTGTGAATTGGAATGTTTAGCGGATTATTCAAAGCTGTTATGTGATTGCGTTCCATTTTGGATGCCAA GAGGTGTCGGTGCCAGAATTTGCGGCCTAGAGAATTTCGAATGCTACACGCAAGCGATATACAAACATTTGTCCGGAGCACTTGATACGGGAAACGAAGAGGACTACATTGAGCCGCCAGTGATGGGTAATAAACCGAAAAATTCCTCCGAAGCTTCGAATACAACAAGCGCCAACGAAACTGTGCGAACACTCATTCAAGAGCGACGTTATCCATTTTATTTGTACAAATACCGGCAGTGGCAGGAGAGACAAAATAAGAATGATTCAGGGAATTCCGATGCGGATGGCAGCAAAGACGAGTACGATAGTAAATATGATCATCTTGCATTCAACTACAAGTGTAAATGTTTACCGGCATGTAATTCAATCAATTACATGGCCGATTATCGTACAAGTTCCTTTTATTTGGAGAGTGTAGGATTGGATTATAATACACTTCCACTCGG ATATCACTTCATGCGAGTGGAAATTCAATTTCGTGAATCGCAGTTTGTACCTATGAGACGATCTGAGTTATATGGCTTGTACGACTTTGTCTCTAATTTTGGCGGGCTCTTTGGACTGTTTCTCGGCATGTCGCTGATGAGCATTTTTGAAGTCATATACTTTGCTACAATCCGACTAATTGCGTCTTGCAGATCCAGATTCAAAAGTGAAAAGCAGGAAAAACTGAGAAAACGAGAAATTCCAAcgattgataaataa